In one Watersipora subatra chromosome 6, tzWatSuba1.1, whole genome shotgun sequence genomic region, the following are encoded:
- the LOC137397961 gene encoding serine/threonine-protein phosphatase 6 regulatory ankyrin repeat subunit B-like — translation MEELVKNYLRYKKIDIPALRAAVESSQPNQLLRLLLANRKDSYTAVMVAAEEGHTEACRLFLSPIRGTADELLWMKEENYGDTVLHIAVRREDSEFVELLLEIVSDERKYDFVAEKNKHGNTVIAWAAMCGSSNCIESLLYNLSSLQRDSLLKIQDNNLYTPLHGAAYNGDTTTLKVMLGSVSLVAVSSLLNTKDRRQRTPLDVAEYKGKKGSSELLSRWEKQPLVEALEEAKQRITTLQKKNEQKLSAVRKECDEKLSALQRESNLKLSSLQEDSDLKLSVLQRESDLKLSVLQRESDQKLLALQQESHQKILTLQRQTELQAEALVEARQHVTILQDDSERTLSLLQDEARQQRADLAATQLRLEQVGAYIQTTGDTNLTGNQCHVPDS, via the exons ATGGAAGAGTTAGTAAAGAATTACCTTAGATATAAAAAGATAGATATTCCAGCGTTGAGAGCAGCTGTAGAGAGTAGTCAACCAAATCAGTTACTAAGGCTACTGCTAGCTAATAGAAAGGACTCTTACACAGCTGTGATGGTTGCGGCGGAAGAAGGCCACACAGAAGCATGTCGACTGTTTCTCTCTCCCATCAGAGGGACAGCTGACGAGTTACTGTGGATGAAGGAAGAGAATTATGGAGATACGGTTCTACACATTGCTGTAAGGAGGGAAGACAGTGAGTTTGTAGAGTTACTGTTGGAAATAGTTAGCGATGAGAGAAAGTACGATTTTGTAGCTGAGAAGAAtaagcatggaaacacagttATCGCATGGGCTGCAATGTGTGGAAGCAGTAATTGTATAGAGTCCCTCCTCTATAACTTATCTTCACTACAGAGAGACTCCCTCTTAAAGATACAGGATAACAACCTCTACACTCCATTACATGGGGCAGCATACAATGGAGATACAACCACTCTGAAGGTCATGTTAGGATCCGTGTCTCTAGTAGCTGTCTCTTCACTCCTCAACACAAAAGATAGACGTCAAAGGACTCCCCTAGATGTGGCTGAGTATAAAGGAAAAAAAGGGTCATCAGAGCTGTTGAGTAGATGGGAGAAGCAACCACTAGTTGAAG CACTGGAAGAAGCTAAACAGCGGATAACAACactgcaaaagaaaaatgagcAGAAACTATCAGCTGTACGAAAAGAATGTGACGAGAAACTTTCCGCTCTACAGAGAGAAAGTAATCTGAAACTTTCTTCTCTACAGGAAGATAGTGACTTGAAACTTTCTGTTCTACAGAGAGAAAGTGATCTGAAACTTTCCGTTCTACAGAGAGAAAGTGACCAAAAACTGTTGGCTCTACAGCAAGAAAGTCACCAGAAAATCTTGACTCTACAGAGACAAACTGAGCTGCAGGCAGAAG CATTAGTTGAGGCTAGACAGCacgtaacaatactacaggatGACAGCGAGAGAACATTGTCATTATTACAGGACGAAGCTAGACAACAGAGAGCAG ATTTGGCTGCTACTCAGCTGAGATTGGAACAAGTTGGTGCGTACATACAGACTACTGGTGATACGAATTTGACAGGTAATCAATGTCACGTTCCGGACAGTTAA